In Rhodopirellula halodulae, one DNA window encodes the following:
- a CDS encoding PSD1 and planctomycete cytochrome C domain-containing protein has product MENRDSLHRRFTQRLAEAALLGGALLGLNGNTLLFANDAADAETQAQAWTDDAGHSADDMDRLFTLKVMPLLKEKCLGCHGNDADDMKGDYDVRTRDALLRGGESEEAAIIPGNAEDSPFYWAVTWDGLEMPPKENDRLTEAQTEIVRMWIDAGAPWPSDERQKEIRDEESLVAENEDGVLVATSGGQADEWTYRRYQREEVWAFLPRQTEFEHDSIDEFINAKLDEEGIEPGPTASPETLVRRVYFDLIGLPPTPTQTREFLTAFEKDADAAWDALIEELLASPHYGERWGQHWLDVVRYADTGGFSNDYERSNAWRYRDYVIRSLNEDKPYDQFVMEQIAGDELHADKPANDPARVEAMIATGFLRMGPWDTAMVPQEEARQILRDDMVHSIGQSFLSMPMRCCKCHDHKFDPVPTRDYYRMYSAVSTAQPVEMEVPFIEDENTDGFQEGKQQTQALYDYAKTRVDRLVRKREAAAKAWYEEHDKPYKDLNARKGDPDDEKPPRAVGLRETEQGRLKVREQDVWIWNRRLERYKPMAQTVINAQDSWMNARKLRAPKTIKEDWIPENFIFNGGSLAAKGEAVTPGVLSGCGLPVEGAPEDDPFALPNTLTGRRLELAKWIANPENPMSTRSIVNRIWQHHFNQGIVATPNNFGVKGAAPTHPELLDWLTGEFLANDWSIKSIHRMILHSDAYRRSIEHPNSEADPDNTWLARFSPRRLTAEEIRDSLLAVTGELNPTVGGLPARPEINMEVALEPRMIQFSIAPAYQPSRTPEQRNRRSIYAYRVRGQADPFLEVLNKPNPNDSADVRDAASVSPQAFTLLNSDLMTDRAIAMSVRLQREADQLADQIQRAFELSIGRVPTESQLQRMKQYVKDMTAYHNQVTPKPKTYPKEITRSLVEEFSGRPFEYTEWLPTFEDYQSDLKPWEVDGKTRALADMCLVLFNTNEFVFVD; this is encoded by the coding sequence ATGGAAAACCGTGATTCATTGCATCGACGATTCACACAACGGTTGGCGGAGGCTGCGCTGCTAGGCGGAGCGTTGCTGGGTTTGAATGGCAACACGTTGTTGTTTGCAAATGACGCTGCCGACGCGGAAACGCAAGCACAAGCGTGGACCGATGACGCGGGTCACTCGGCTGACGACATGGACCGTCTGTTCACGTTGAAAGTCATGCCGTTGCTGAAAGAGAAATGCTTGGGGTGTCACGGCAACGACGCGGATGACATGAAAGGCGACTACGACGTCCGAACACGCGACGCCTTGCTGCGTGGTGGTGAGTCCGAAGAAGCCGCGATCATTCCTGGCAACGCCGAAGACAGCCCGTTCTATTGGGCGGTGACCTGGGACGGCTTGGAAATGCCGCCCAAGGAAAACGACCGGTTGACCGAAGCCCAAACCGAAATCGTTCGGATGTGGATCGATGCCGGTGCACCATGGCCCAGCGACGAACGGCAAAAAGAAATTCGCGACGAAGAATCCTTGGTCGCGGAGAACGAAGACGGTGTCTTGGTCGCGACGAGCGGCGGGCAAGCCGACGAGTGGACGTACCGACGTTACCAACGCGAAGAAGTGTGGGCATTTTTGCCTCGCCAAACCGAATTCGAACACGACAGCATTGATGAGTTCATCAATGCAAAGTTGGACGAAGAAGGGATCGAGCCCGGCCCCACCGCGTCGCCGGAAACCTTGGTCCGACGCGTCTATTTCGATCTGATCGGCCTGCCCCCGACTCCCACGCAAACCCGTGAGTTTTTGACGGCTTTTGAAAAAGACGCCGATGCGGCATGGGACGCATTGATCGAAGAATTGCTGGCCAGCCCTCACTATGGTGAACGCTGGGGTCAACACTGGTTGGATGTCGTTCGCTACGCCGACACCGGTGGTTTCTCGAACGATTACGAACGCTCGAACGCTTGGCGATATCGCGATTACGTAATCCGCAGTCTGAACGAGGACAAGCCATACGATCAGTTTGTGATGGAACAAATTGCCGGCGATGAATTGCATGCCGACAAACCGGCCAACGATCCGGCTCGGGTGGAAGCGATGATCGCCACCGGTTTCCTGCGCATGGGACCGTGGGACACCGCCATGGTGCCTCAAGAAGAAGCCCGTCAAATCCTTCGCGATGACATGGTGCACAGCATCGGTCAGTCGTTCCTGTCGATGCCGATGCGATGCTGCAAGTGTCACGATCACAAGTTTGATCCCGTGCCGACTCGTGACTACTACCGCATGTATTCCGCCGTCTCGACTGCACAGCCAGTTGAAATGGAAGTGCCATTCATCGAAGACGAAAACACGGATGGCTTCCAAGAAGGCAAGCAACAAACGCAAGCCTTGTACGACTATGCGAAAACGCGAGTCGACCGATTGGTCCGCAAACGCGAAGCCGCTGCCAAGGCGTGGTACGAGGAACACGACAAACCCTACAAAGACCTGAACGCTCGCAAGGGTGATCCCGACGACGAAAAGCCACCTCGCGCGGTTGGGTTGAGGGAAACCGAACAAGGTCGCTTGAAGGTGCGTGAACAGGACGTTTGGATTTGGAACCGGCGTTTGGAACGCTACAAGCCGATGGCTCAAACGGTGATCAATGCACAGGATTCCTGGATGAACGCACGCAAACTGCGTGCACCGAAAACGATCAAAGAAGATTGGATCCCTGAAAACTTCATCTTCAACGGCGGTTCACTTGCCGCCAAAGGCGAAGCCGTCACCCCCGGCGTTCTCAGCGGGTGTGGGCTGCCGGTCGAAGGTGCCCCCGAAGACGATCCATTCGCGTTGCCGAACACATTGACCGGTCGTCGTTTGGAGCTGGCGAAATGGATCGCCAACCCCGAGAACCCAATGAGCACGCGTTCGATCGTCAACCGGATCTGGCAACACCACTTCAATCAAGGCATAGTCGCCACGCCGAACAACTTTGGCGTCAAGGGTGCGGCTCCCACGCATCCTGAATTGTTGGACTGGTTGACCGGCGAGTTCCTGGCCAACGATTGGTCGATCAAATCGATCCATCGCATGATCCTTCATTCGGACGCGTACCGACGAAGCATCGAACATCCGAACTCGGAAGCCGATCCAGACAACACTTGGCTCGCTCGTTTTTCGCCACGTCGTTTGACCGCCGAAGAAATCCGAGACAGTTTGCTGGCTGTTACCGGAGAATTGAATCCAACGGTGGGCGGATTGCCTGCTCGACCAGAGATCAACATGGAAGTTGCACTCGAACCTCGTATGATTCAGTTCTCGATTGCACCGGCTTACCAGCCTTCGCGAACGCCCGAGCAACGCAACCGCCGTTCGATCTACGCTTACCGCGTGCGTGGGCAAGCCGATCCGTTCTTGGAAGTGTTGAACAAGCCGAATCCGAACGACTCGGCAGACGTGCGTGACGCGGCATCGGTCTCGCCACAAGCCTTCACGTTGCTGAACAGCGATTTGATGACCGACCGAGCCATCGCGATGTCCGTGCGACTGCAGCGGGAAGCCGACCAATTGGCGGACCAAATTCAACGTGCGTTTGAGCTGTCCATTGGACGCGTTCCCACCGAGAGCCAACTGCAACGCATGAAGCAGTACGTCAAAGACATGACGGCTTATCACAACCAAGTCACACCGAAGCCCAAGACGTATCCCAAGGAGATCACACGATCATTGGTCGAAGAATTCTCCGGTCGTCCGTTCGAATACACCGAATGGCTGCCCACGTTTGAGGACTACCAAAGTGACTTGAAGCCATGGGAAGTCGACGGCAAGACGCGAGCGTTGGCCGACATGTGCTTGGTGCTGTTCAACACGAATGAGTTTGTGTTTGTGGATTGA
- a CDS encoding transposase — translation MADSNRARFVAQMETVLDTYQQAYDEKRVLICMDEASRQILRDVSEPLPAKPRQGTKPGRNKRVDDKYERRGVRSLLMFYNPIDGWRRVGCRESRTRVDWAQEIRTLLEVDYPDAETVTLVCDNLNTHSIASLYHTFDAELAGRLRRRLNLVFTPKNGSWLNMAEMELSLLSRLCLGSIRFETAEAMDCHIERWQSDRNAKKRGTNWRFTTEDARVKLKSLYPQHDT, via the coding sequence ATCGCCGACTCAAATAGGGCTCGTTTTGTCGCTCAAATGGAAACCGTTCTTGACACGTATCAGCAAGCCTATGACGAGAAAAGGGTGCTGATCTGCATGGACGAGGCGTCGCGTCAAATTCTACGCGATGTTTCCGAACCGCTACCGGCGAAACCTCGCCAAGGAACCAAGCCAGGCCGTAACAAACGGGTCGACGATAAATACGAACGACGCGGCGTGCGATCACTGTTGATGTTTTACAACCCAATTGATGGTTGGCGGCGCGTCGGATGCCGCGAGAGTCGAACTCGCGTCGATTGGGCCCAAGAGATACGGACGCTATTGGAGGTCGACTATCCCGATGCGGAAACCGTGACGCTCGTGTGCGATAACCTCAACACGCATAGCATTGCGAGTCTCTACCATACATTTGATGCGGAACTAGCGGGACGTCTCCGTCGGCGTCTTAACTTAGTGTTCACTCCTAAGAACGGCTCGTGGTTGAACATGGCGGAAATGGAACTGAGCCTTCTAAGTCGCCTATGTCTGGGCAGCATTCGATTTGAAACAGCCGAAGCCATGGACTGTCACATTGAGCGTTGGCAATCCGATCGCAACGCAAAAAAGCGTGGCACAAATTGGAGATTCACCACCGAAGATGCGCGAGTCAAACTCAAGTCGCTTTATCCGCAGCATGACACATAG
- a CDS encoding helix-turn-helix domain-containing protein, whose translation TDSNIAELVGLSSRQVVRIRQRFVREREDICSVEEACERKPRPEAPHRRRLDGLGEAQLAVIACSEPPEGRGAWTLQLICDELQRLKIVDSISPETVRQYLKKRNSALEAGTFLHRRLK comes from the coding sequence ACGGATTCCAACATCGCCGAGTTGGTCGGACTTTCATCTCGACAAGTCGTTCGAATTCGCCAGCGTTTTGTTCGAGAACGCGAAGACATCTGTTCGGTCGAAGAGGCTTGTGAGCGAAAACCACGACCAGAAGCGCCTCATCGGCGACGACTTGATGGACTGGGGGAAGCTCAGTTGGCGGTCATCGCTTGTAGTGAGCCTCCTGAGGGACGAGGTGCCTGGACTCTTCAACTGATCTGCGACGAATTGCAACGACTGAAGATCGTCGATTCCATCTCGCCAGAAACGGTCAGGCAATACTTAAAAAAACGAAACTCAGCCCTGGAAGCAGGAACGTTTCTGCATCGCCGACTCAAATAG
- the egtD gene encoding L-histidine N(alpha)-methyltransferase — protein sequence MSSTLGIDSPATSPFPPADSASRNLLIDANEAEELRREFLQPQPSLPSKYFYDQTGSELFDAICELDEYYPTRTEASIMQDNIDEMVDAIGTAGRLIEYGSGSSLKTRLLLDNMHPEVAYVPVDISGDYLQQVADQLRDEFPDRRIDPITADFTRPFQLPKQQHAQSRDVVYFPGSTIGNFRPAAASSLLSQMRNQVGRGGGLLIGFDQQKAPAVLEAAYDDRRGVTALFNLNLLRHLNRVAGANFQMEQYRHVAFYNDIDHRIEMHLESTREQRVQLAGCSRTIRKGERILTEYSHKYSVDGFTRMAADSGWRRESVWTDPNEYFAVAMFRS from the coding sequence GTGTCATCAACTCTCGGAATTGATTCTCCAGCGACTTCGCCTTTCCCACCGGCTGATTCGGCTTCACGCAATCTATTGATTGACGCCAACGAGGCGGAAGAGCTCCGCCGAGAATTCCTTCAGCCTCAACCCTCGCTGCCATCCAAATATTTTTACGATCAAACCGGTTCCGAACTGTTTGACGCGATTTGCGAATTGGACGAGTACTACCCGACTCGCACGGAAGCCTCGATCATGCAGGACAACATCGACGAAATGGTCGATGCGATTGGCACGGCGGGCCGTCTGATCGAGTACGGCAGCGGAAGCAGCTTGAAGACGCGGTTGCTGCTCGACAACATGCACCCAGAGGTCGCCTACGTTCCGGTGGATATCTCCGGCGACTATCTTCAACAAGTCGCGGATCAACTGCGAGACGAATTTCCCGATCGACGAATTGACCCCATCACGGCCGATTTCACGCGTCCCTTTCAACTTCCAAAGCAACAGCACGCCCAATCGCGAGACGTGGTTTATTTTCCCGGATCCACGATTGGCAACTTTCGCCCCGCCGCGGCATCCAGTCTGCTGTCACAAATGCGAAACCAAGTGGGTCGCGGAGGCGGTTTGCTGATTGGGTTTGACCAGCAAAAGGCACCGGCGGTATTGGAAGCGGCCTACGATGACCGCCGAGGAGTCACCGCCCTGTTCAATCTTAATTTGCTGCGCCACTTGAATCGTGTTGCAGGTGCCAACTTCCAGATGGAACAGTATCGACACGTCGCGTTTTACAATGACATCGATCATCGAATTGAAATGCATTTGGAAAGCACGCGAGAGCAACGAGTCCAACTCGCTGGTTGTTCGCGTACAATTCGGAAGGGAGAACGCATCCTGACCGAGTATTCGCATAAGTACTCGGTGGATGGCTTCACACGAATGGCAGCGGACAGCGGTTGGCGTCGAGAAAGTGTCTGGACGGATCCGAATGAGTATTTCGCGGTCGCGATGTTTCGATCATGA
- the egtB gene encoding ergothioneine biosynthesis protein EgtB — MNANSMLDLYKRVRQHSQTICESLQTEDYVVQSMPDASPIRWHLAHTTWFFETFCLKQLPDYEPVHPAFEVLFNSYYNTVGEQFPRHRRGLLTRPTVREVWDYREQVDQAMLRLLARPDRETIVSDDVLRTGLNHEQQHQELMLTDLLHLFSCNPLHPVYRQDALPQSSAADALQWVEATKEQIQTIGYDPNLHGPFCFDNELPQHRVLLPTHAIADRLVTNGAYLEFIEDGGYRNPKHWLSAGWATVQAEGWNAPLYWQKRDEGWYQFTLAGLIPVDVDAPVCHISYFEADAYARWAGGRLPTEFEWEVAVRDSGSQLHDAFGSRWQWTSSDYAAYPKYNPPEGAIGEYNGKFMCGQKVLRGSSIATPDWHARLTYRNFFPPETRWQFSGIRLAKDL, encoded by the coding sequence ATGAACGCGAATTCCATGTTGGATCTTTACAAACGCGTTCGGCAGCACTCACAGACAATCTGTGAGTCACTGCAGACGGAAGACTACGTCGTTCAGTCGATGCCCGATGCCTCGCCAATACGCTGGCACCTGGCACACACGACCTGGTTCTTTGAAACGTTTTGTCTGAAGCAGTTGCCTGACTACGAACCGGTGCATCCCGCGTTCGAGGTGCTGTTCAACTCTTACTACAACACCGTCGGCGAACAGTTCCCACGCCATCGCCGCGGATTGTTGACCCGACCGACCGTTCGAGAAGTTTGGGATTACCGCGAGCAGGTTGATCAAGCCATGCTGCGTTTGTTGGCTCGACCGGACCGCGAAACGATTGTTTCGGATGACGTGTTGCGGACGGGACTGAATCACGAACAACAGCACCAGGAATTGATGCTGACGGATCTGTTGCACTTGTTCTCTTGCAACCCGTTGCATCCCGTTTACCGCCAGGACGCTTTGCCGCAGAGCTCGGCGGCCGATGCATTGCAGTGGGTGGAGGCGACCAAGGAGCAAATTCAAACGATCGGATACGATCCCAATTTGCACGGTCCGTTTTGTTTCGACAATGAGCTGCCACAGCATCGAGTCCTGCTGCCGACTCACGCCATCGCCGATCGACTGGTCACCAATGGTGCATATTTGGAATTCATCGAGGACGGTGGGTACCGCAATCCCAAACATTGGCTCTCGGCCGGATGGGCAACGGTTCAAGCCGAAGGCTGGAACGCGCCTCTCTACTGGCAGAAGCGAGACGAAGGCTGGTACCAGTTCACTTTGGCAGGTTTGATCCCGGTCGATGTCGACGCCCCCGTTTGTCATATCAGCTATTTCGAGGCGGATGCGTACGCTCGCTGGGCAGGCGGACGTTTGCCAACCGAATTCGAGTGGGAAGTGGCGGTGCGTGATTCGGGCAGCCAGCTACACGATGCGTTTGGCTCCCGTTGGCAATGGACGTCGTCGGACTACGCTGCCTACCCGAAATACAACCCGCCGGAAGGTGCCATTGGTGAATACAACGGCAAGTTCATGTGCGGCCAAAAGGTGCTGCGTGGCAGTTCCATCGCCACACCGGATTGGCACGCTCGATTGACGTATCGAAATTTTTTCCCGCCTGAAACCCGCTGGCAATTCAGCGGAATTCGTTTGGCGAAGGATCTTTAG
- the dinB gene encoding DNA polymerase IV, with protein MILHVDMDAFYASIEQRDRPELRGTPVVVGGSEGRGVVTAASYEAREYGIHSAMPGSRAVKLCPHATFIRGRLDYYAAVGRAVREIFHRFTPVVQPLSLDEAFLDVSGTIRLHGSPREIGMSIRETIRRELNLPASVGIAPLKFVAKIASDIGKPNGFVEVPENGVREFLDPLPVARLWGVGKVGQAKLQRMGYRTISELRVADRDRLESQLGRWGLHLWNLANGIDARRVVVDRQAKGIGHERTFSEDLSDMESLNSVVSYLCEQTCRRLRRARRLTSTVTLKYRREDFQTFSRARKLSDPTDSTLEILKVAETLLAEMRQRQPRSVRLLGVSLGGLSEADAPKQMNLFAEESGDEASSKVDSLSDEIASKLGKHSVYRASSHQWVDRKNQPRT; from the coding sequence ATGATTCTTCACGTCGACATGGATGCGTTTTATGCCTCCATCGAACAGCGTGATCGACCGGAGTTGCGTGGAACGCCGGTGGTGGTGGGGGGGTCGGAAGGTCGAGGCGTCGTGACGGCCGCGTCCTACGAAGCTCGCGAATACGGAATTCATTCAGCGATGCCCGGCAGTCGCGCGGTCAAGCTTTGTCCTCATGCAACGTTTATTCGCGGACGCTTGGACTACTACGCGGCAGTCGGTCGCGCTGTCCGAGAGATCTTTCATCGCTTCACACCGGTCGTTCAACCACTGTCTCTCGATGAAGCCTTCTTGGATGTCTCGGGAACGATTCGGTTGCATGGATCCCCACGCGAAATTGGGATGTCGATCCGCGAAACGATTCGTCGTGAATTGAATTTACCCGCCAGCGTTGGGATTGCGCCGCTGAAGTTTGTTGCCAAGATCGCCAGTGACATTGGAAAGCCCAACGGCTTTGTCGAAGTCCCGGAGAACGGTGTGCGTGAGTTCCTGGATCCGTTACCGGTGGCGAGGTTGTGGGGAGTCGGCAAAGTTGGTCAGGCCAAACTGCAACGGATGGGATACCGAACCATCTCCGAACTGCGGGTCGCGGATCGAGACCGTTTGGAGTCTCAGTTGGGACGATGGGGACTGCATCTTTGGAACTTGGCCAACGGAATCGATGCTCGTCGCGTTGTGGTCGACCGGCAAGCGAAAGGCATTGGGCACGAGCGAACTTTTTCAGAAGACCTCTCGGACATGGAATCGCTGAACTCCGTGGTCAGCTATCTGTGTGAACAGACTTGCCGGCGTCTGCGGAGGGCTCGTCGGCTGACGTCCACGGTGACTTTGAAATACCGACGCGAAGATTTTCAAACCTTCAGTCGTGCTCGCAAGTTATCGGATCCGACCGACAGCACGCTGGAAATCCTGAAGGTCGCTGAGACGTTGCTTGCGGAGATGCGTCAGCGGCAACCCCGAAGCGTGAGGTTGCTGGGAGTGTCACTAGGCGGATTGAGTGAGGCGGACGCGCCGAAGCAGATGAATTTGTTTGCGGAGGAATCCGGAGACGAAGCATCCAGCAAAGTCGATTCACTCAGCGACGAAATCGCGAGCAAGTTGGGCAAGCACAGCGTTTACCGAGCCTCGAGCCACCAATGGGTCGACCGCAAGAACCAGCCTCGAACATAA
- a CDS encoding SOS response-associated peptidase, translated as MCNRFNLKTDLAQVAKQLDATMPRQLELAEDIFPGKPAAAVAMNRNGQREVLPMAFGLVPFGKTPQSQRRPLTNARVENLSKWPWKSAIKSHRCIVPMNSFREPCYWGETAGSEVDFHAPANSVMLAAAMFTWYEESSPDDQNQETNPAVFTMSLIMRPALPTVMEHGHHRSPFFLSEEGVQAWIQREPRELDESLTILKHHATEPTLSMTVAREMAPAWKKRQSTNVAKRDEQLAAISVSGPLGIPDSIGSGSNETPSNETNESA; from the coding sequence ATGTGCAATCGTTTCAACTTGAAAACGGATTTGGCTCAGGTCGCCAAACAGCTTGATGCGACGATGCCGCGGCAATTAGAGTTGGCTGAGGACATTTTTCCAGGCAAACCGGCCGCTGCCGTGGCTATGAATCGTAATGGGCAGCGAGAAGTGTTGCCGATGGCGTTTGGTTTGGTGCCGTTTGGAAAGACTCCGCAATCGCAACGACGTCCGCTGACCAATGCGCGAGTCGAAAATCTATCGAAGTGGCCGTGGAAATCGGCAATCAAGTCCCATCGTTGCATCGTTCCCATGAACAGTTTTCGCGAACCATGCTATTGGGGCGAGACCGCGGGATCGGAAGTTGACTTTCATGCTCCGGCCAATTCGGTGATGTTGGCGGCGGCCATGTTCACTTGGTACGAGGAATCCAGTCCCGACGATCAGAACCAAGAAACGAATCCCGCCGTCTTCACGATGTCGCTGATCATGCGGCCGGCCCTGCCGACGGTGATGGAACACGGTCATCACCGGTCTCCGTTTTTTCTCTCGGAGGAAGGCGTGCAGGCATGGATTCAGCGCGAACCTCGTGAACTGGATGAGTCGTTGACGATTCTGAAGCATCACGCGACCGAACCGACTTTGTCGATGACGGTCGCTCGCGAGATGGCACCCGCATGGAAAAAACGTCAGTCGACAAACGTGGCCAAACGGGATGAACAGTTGGCCGCGATTTCAGTGAGCGGTCCGCTCGGGATTCCGGATTCGATCGGGTCGGGATCGAACGAAACGCCTTCGAACGAAACAAATGAGTCCGCATGA
- a CDS encoding response regulator, which translates to MTGSKILVVDDQPRSFELIQKSLQSEFEIDLVDGPAKAWACLTEDPDYAVIVSDLHMPLVDGVKFLATVKNRYPSITRIIMTADGDQDAAVNAVNEGEVFRFLQKPVSIDGLRAVMHAGLAHHRSLDVETNVLEETLEGSIQLLVDLLKKLRPLAFDRSRRIKRLVSAVCAELGVPDRWDLQAAAMLSQIGCLSLPEDLLKSIFAGKNVGATKEMQFNQHVTFGESLIENIPRMEAIRRLVSWQRKHFDELRLLATSERDLTAASILSACLAYDRKVMSGDSPEDAIEEMQRSPKQFQGRMVEALATIVISTKTIKELGVWELRDGMELKSDLSDQHGSLLVPRGRTLTHDTIQKLQRRGATIEEPIVVTVAEPQFDRANSAE; encoded by the coding sequence ATGACAGGTAGCAAGATCCTCGTTGTTGATGATCAACCGAGATCATTCGAGTTAATTCAAAAAAGCCTTCAGAGTGAATTCGAGATCGATTTGGTTGATGGTCCCGCGAAAGCTTGGGCTTGTTTGACGGAAGATCCCGATTACGCCGTGATCGTGTCCGATCTTCACATGCCGCTAGTGGACGGTGTGAAATTTCTAGCGACTGTGAAGAATCGCTATCCATCCATCACGCGGATCATCATGACAGCCGATGGCGATCAAGACGCTGCGGTCAATGCGGTCAACGAAGGTGAAGTCTTTCGTTTCCTGCAGAAGCCCGTTTCAATTGATGGCTTGCGAGCCGTAATGCACGCAGGACTCGCACATCATCGCAGTTTGGATGTCGAGACAAACGTTTTGGAAGAAACGCTTGAAGGCAGCATTCAACTTCTCGTTGACCTGCTAAAGAAACTGCGACCGCTCGCGTTTGATCGCTCACGAAGAATCAAGCGACTCGTGTCCGCTGTGTGTGCAGAGCTCGGTGTTCCCGACCGGTGGGACCTTCAGGCCGCCGCCATGCTGTCGCAGATCGGCTGTCTTTCATTGCCTGAAGATCTTTTAAAATCAATCTTCGCCGGAAAGAACGTCGGAGCGACGAAAGAGATGCAGTTCAACCAACACGTTACTTTCGGAGAGTCCTTGATCGAGAATATTCCTCGGATGGAAGCGATTCGCCGATTGGTTAGTTGGCAGCGAAAACACTTCGACGAGCTACGTCTACTAGCCACATCCGAAAGGGACCTGACGGCAGCGTCAATTTTGTCGGCTTGCTTGGCCTACGATCGAAAGGTCATGTCGGGTGATTCGCCCGAAGATGCAATAGAAGAAATGCAACGGTCGCCGAAACAATTTCAGGGCCGAATGGTCGAAGCTCTGGCAACCATCGTAATCAGCACCAAGACAATCAAAGAGCTTGGCGTCTGGGAATTGCGAGATGGGATGGAACTCAAGAGCGATTTATCCGATCAACACGGATCGCTACTCGTCCCACGCGGCCGCACGCTCACCCACGACACGATCCAAAAGCTCCAACGTCGAGGAGCTACAATTGAAGAGCCCATCGTGGTCACGGTAGCAGAACCCCAGTTCGACCGAGCAAATTCCGCGGAATAG